The genomic window GGCGAACAACACCAGGCTGCAGGCCAGCCAGACCGTGCGCATCGTCACGTTGCGCGCGCGCATCAGCAGCCATACCGCCACGATGAAGCAGAAGGCGTAGTGCATGCCCGCTTCGATGGTGATGCCGAAGTCGGCGATGCCGAGCACGCCGGAGTCCTTGATGTTCATCATCCGGTAGCCGAGATCGAACTGCCCCTGGAGCGCCTTGTTGACCAGGGAGAACCCGGCGAAACCCGCGCCCGCCAGCGCATCCAGGCCGAGCACGAACAGCCACGGCCGGCTCTCGCGGCCTCCCATGATCATCACGACCCAGGTGAAGAACAGGATGACCAGCAGCTGTTTCACCGAGCTGGGGGAGTCGGTCAGGATCGAATTGAGTAACAGCCCCACCCAGAACACCAGATAGAGCAGGAAGGGTACGCTGGCCAGCCGCGCACGCTCACGGAACAGCTCCAGCGACAGGAAGATCACCGCGAGAAACGCCCCAAGGCGAATGCTCTTGAGCCAGTCGCCGTTTTCCGTCGGCCACCAGAAGCGCCCCACCACCAGCATGCTCAGCGTAAGGACGGCGAAGGCCAGCCCCACCAGTTTCAACCAATCCGACCGTCTTTCGAGTTGCATAACACCACGCTGGCAAGTCAGTGATCGACGGCGATCGCCGCCGGGAATCAGAGTTTGATGACGGTAACGCCGCTTTCGCGGGTCCATTCCCGTTCGAAGTCCCAGGCATGGCCATCCCAGAACGAGCCGCCCTCATCGGAAAATCCAACCAGGACAATCTCGTAGTCAGCCTGCTTGAGACGCTTCACGTAATCGAAGAAGGCCAGAGCGTAGAACCCCGTGGAAGGGCCGCCGCGGCTCGGCAGGCGCTCGTAGGGATAATCTTCCAGCGCAGGAAACGGCTGCTTGAGCGGCAGGAACGAGGCTTTGCGATGCGAAGCGGGCAAGGCCTCCACCTCGCCTCCCAGCAGAACACTGTGGAAGCGTGCATTGAACCAGGGGAACAGCCGCAGCCATCCCTTGTAGGGGAAGCCGAAGTACCCGCTCTTGCGGTAGTTGTGCCGATGAATGAACACGTTGTGCAATTTGCGGCGCAGCAGCGTGCGGTTGCGGCACTTGTTGAAACTCACCACCAGATCCTCAGGCCCGAGCGCGAGCGCATCGACATGGTCGCGGGTGATCGCCGGGTTATTCGCCAGCAGAATCACCCGGCGCGACGCGACGATGCGCGCGAGCAGTTCCGGCGAGATTCGCTCCAGGGATGGGTGTGCCGCAGCCAGCATCGAGAGTCAGTCCTTCAACATCGTGGCGATATCGTCCGTCGTGTAGAGCCTTGCAATGACCAGATCGTTGCCGCCCTGCTTGAGATTCGAGCTGTACAGGGCAATATCCTGCGTGCCGGGCACGCTGAGGAAATGCTCATCGCTGTCGGAAATCTGCCGCACTCGCACCCCCGAACGCAGGGCATGCCAGTGCAGCCAGATGTCATCGGCCTTCGGCGTCACCTCGACGAAGGCTTCGCCCGCCCGCTTGAGCACGTCCTGCAGCACTGCCGGGTAAAGCACCCCGGAGACGCCAATGGCGAAGTTGCGCACGCTGGGTGTCTTGTCCAGTTGAGTGACCCAACCGTGGTACGGCTGGATCACGCCCTCCTCGATGCCCACCTGCTTGGCCATGTAGCACACCACCTGGTTCGGGGTCTGCTCATGGGCCGCCTGCAGGCCGGCAAGCCAGGTATCTGGGTAGAGCACGTCATCGTCCGCCGTCACCAGCGGCGCACCGATTCTCTCACCCTGAACGTAGGGAAAGTATTTCTTGTGCGGCCCGTAATTATTGCAGCGCTTTACTTCCAGCCCGCGCGCCTGCAAACGCCGCAGCGGCGCGGGGAGGTTCGCCAGGGTCTTTTCCTCGTCGACCCACAGGATCAATCGCGAGGGCAGCAATCTGCCGGCGGCAATCGACTCGAGGGTGATGTGCACCTTGCTCAGCCGTGTCGAATAGCTGGTCAGCGAGACGACCGGGCCGCCCTCGGCCACTACCTTGCGCGAGCCAAAACGATTCACCAGGGCATAACGCAGCAGCAGGCATTTGCGCAGCAGGCGGGTGCGGTACTTGCGAACCTTGCGGGTGAGTTTCGAACCCTGGGAGCTGCGCCCCATCAGTGGCCGCGCTCCAGCGAATCGCCGCGACCGACTGCATAGTAGAACAGGCCGGCCGCGCGAACCTCGTCCGGGTTGTACAGATTGCGGCCATCGATGATGACCGGGCGGCGCAGGGCCGACGCCAGCCAGGCGAAGTCCACCGCGCGGAACTCCTTCCACTCGGTGCAGATCACCAGCACGTCTGCGCCTTCGACCACTGCCTCGCGGCTGTCGACCAACTCCAGGTCGGGGCGCTCACCATAGACACGCCCGATTTCATGGGAGGCCACTGGATCGTAGGCGCGGACCCGCGCGCCGCGCTCCCACAGCGCTTCCATCAGTACACGGCTGGGCGCCTCGCGAATGTCATCGGTATTGGGTTTGAAGGCCAGCCCCCAGATGCCCACGGTGAGGCCAGACAGCTCACCATCAAAGGCCTGCAGCAGCTTGCGCAGGAGCACGTGCTTCTGTCGGTCGTTGACGCGCTCCACGGCGCGCAGCAACTCGGCCTCGTAGCCGATTTCACTGGCGGTGCGCTCCAGCGCCTGCACGTCCTTGGGGAAACAGGAGCCGCCGTAACCGCAGCCGGGGTAGATGAAGTGGTAGCCGATGCGTGGATCGGAGCCAATGCCCAGACGCACCTGCTCGACGTCCGCGCCGACGCGCTCGGCGATGTTGGCGATCTCGTTCATGAAGCTGATCTTGGTCGCGAGCATGGCGTTGGCCGCGTACTTGGTCAGTTCCGATGCCCGCACGCCCATGAAGAACAGCTTGTCATGGTTGCGATTGTAGGGGGCGTAGCATTCACGCATCAGCGTGCGCACTTCTTCCGAGTCCGTGCCCACGACGATGCGCGCGCCGCGGGTGAAGTCCTCGATCGCCGCACCTTCCTTGAGGAATTCGGGGTTCGAGCAGACATCGAAGCGGAACTCGGTGCCCCGCTTGCGCTGCTCCTCGAGCACCGCGGCCTGGACCTTGTCGGCGGTGCCGACCGGCACGGTGGATTTGTTCACCACCACCTTGTAGCCGTCGATGTGCTGGCCAATGGTGCGCGCCACATTGAGCACGTAGGTCAGGTCAGCCGAGCCGTTCTCGTCCGGCGGCGTGCCCACCGCGATGAACAGCAGCGTGCCGAAGGAGATGGCCTCGGCGGCATCCTCGGTAAAGCGGATGCGCCCGGCGGCCAGGTTGTTGCGCACCATGACGTCCAGACCCGGTTCATAGATCGGTATCTGGCCCTTGCACAGCATCTGTGTGCGTTCGCTGTTGGTATCGACGCAGATCACCTGGTGCCCGGCGTCAGCCAGGCAGGCACCAGTCACCAGACCGACATAACCGCTTCCGAAGATCGTGATTTTCATGCTCAGACCCTGCTGTTGCGGGGTCGCCGCCCGTGCATCAAGCGCGGGAGAACAGCGACCCGAGCCGGCGGAGGAGACTCGGCCGGCTGATTCCTTGGGGATTCGGATGAGGCAGCGCGAGCACCTTCGAGAAAGCCTCGGCGCGCTGGCTCAGGCGATGCCGCTCGAACACCAGATCGTGCCCGGCGCGGGCGATGGCCGCAGCCTGCTGCGGATCGGCCAGCAGCTGGCGGTACTTCTCCATCAGCTCTTCGAGCGTGTCGTAGTGCACCACGTTGCGCATGTCGATCAGGCCGAGCCGGTCATCCTCGGTCGGCTGGCGCTTGGCGACCAGCACGCAGCCGCAGGCCATGGCCTCGAAGTTCTTCGCCATGTACTCGTTGAAACCGATGTCCGCACTCAGGAAGAAGCGGATGCGGTTGAGCACCGTCAGGTATTCGTCGGGATTCTCGGTGCGCAGCAACTGCAATGGCGTCTGCTCGGCCACACGGTCGAGCAACTCCTTGCGCCGCCCGTAGACCTTGCTCTTCACTCGGCCGACGAAGGCCAGGTCGATGTCGCGCGACAGCCCGAGGTCCTTGAGCTGGCGGTCGTCGAAGGCCTTGGGCACGAAGTGGGCATTGACGCCCTGCTTGGCGAAGTAGCCGCGCACGGACTCGCTGGTGTAGATCACCGGCGCACCCTTGAGCGAATGGAAGAAACGCAGGAACTTGCCGTAGAACTTGCTCTCGCCCATGAACTCCTGGTACGCGTCCTCCTCGTAGTACACCAGCCCCGGCAGGGCGCGCACGCTGTCGAAGGCGTGCGCGGCACGGCGCAGGGGGATGTCGAAGAGCACCCGCTCGTAACCGGAGGTGTCCAGATTGGACAAGGTGCGCGGCAGGTCGCGGATTTCCTCCTTGCTCAGCTTGATCATGCGCGAACCGGGGTTCAGCGCGATCAGGCCTTCATAGAGGGTATCCAGCGAGCGGGCGCGCTCCTGGCGATTGATGATCAGGACACGCATGCTGGCGCTCCGCCGGTCACTGCACGCCGTCCTTGACCACCAGGATGTCCTGCATGATCAGGTATTGCAGGTCCGAGCCGTAGAACATGTTCAGGGCGTCGGTCGGCGAGCAGATCATCGGTTCGCCGCGGCGGTTGAGCGAGGTGTTGAGCGCCACGCCGTTGCCGGTGAGCTTCTCCAGTTCCTTCATCATGTCGTAGTAGCGCGGGTTGAACTCGCGCTTCAAGACCTGGGCGCGGGAGGTGCCGTCTTCATGGACGACTTCCGGCACGCGGGTCTTCCACTCTTCGTTGACTTCGAAGGTGAAGGTCATGAAGGGCGCCGGGTGGTCGATCTTGAACATCTGCGGGCCGACGGTATCGAGCATCGACGGGCAGAAAGGTCTCCAGCGCTCGCGGAACTTGATCTGCGCGTTGATGCGGTCGGCCACGCCGGCCACGCTCGGGCAGCCGATGATCGAGCGGCCGCCTAAGGCGCGCGGGCCGAACTCCATGCGGCCCTGGAACCAGGCCACTGGGTTGCCCTCGACCAGCACCTTGGCGATGTACTCGGGCACGTTGTCGATCTTGCGCCACTGCGGCTTGGCCTCGTGACGGGCGCAGGCGGCGATGACGTCTTCGTTGCTGTATTCCGGGCCGAGGTAGACGTGCTCCATCTTCTCGACCGGCACGCCGCGCTCCCAGGACACGTACGCGGCGGCGCCAACGGCGGTGCCGGCGTCGCTGGCCGCGGGCTGCACGTACAGCTCCTTGACCTCCGGACGGGCGATGATCTTCTGGTTGAGCTTGACGTTCAGCGCGCAGCCGCCGGCGAAGGCGATCTTGCCGGTCTCGCGGATGATGTCGCCCAGGTAGTAATCCATCATCTCCAGCGCCAGCTTCTCGAACAGGGCCTGGATGCTGGCGGCGTAGTGGATGTAGGGATCGTCGGCGATGTCGCCTTCACGTTTCGGGCCGAGCCACTCGATCAGCTTGGGCGAGAAGTAGTAGCCCTTGCCCTTTTCCTTGTAGCGACGGAAGCCGATGACGTTGGCGTAGTCGGTGTTGATGATCAGCTCGCCGTTCTCGAACTTGGCGAGACGGGAGAAATCGTACTTGCTGGCGTCGCCATAGGGCGCCATGCCCATGACCTTGAACTCGCCGTCGAGCATGTCGAAGCCGAGGTATTCGGTCAGCGCGCCGTAGAGGCCGCCCAGGGAGTCCGGATCGTAGAACTCCTTGATCTTGTGGATCTTGCCGTTCTCGCCATAGCCGAAGAAGGTGGTGGCGTACTCGCCCTTGCCGTCGATCCCGAGGATCGCCGTCTTCTCCTTGAAGCCCGAGCAGTGGTAGGCGCTGGAGGCGTGGGCCAGGTGGTGCTCGACCGGCTGGATCTTGGTCTTCTTCAGGTCGAAGCCCAGCTGCTGCAGGCACCACTGGATGCGCTTGTAGTAGCGGTGGTAGCGGCGGTTGCCGAGCAGGATGGCGTCCAGCGCGCGGTCGGGCGCGTAGGCGTAGCGCTTGGCGTAGTGCCAGCGGGCCTTGTCGAAGATGCTGATGGGGGCGAACGGAATGGCCACCACGTCAACGTCGGACGGCTTGATCCCGGCCTGTTCCAGGCAGAACTTGGCCGACTCGTAGGGCATGCGGTTCTTCGCGTGCTTGTCGCGGACGAAGCGCTCTTCTTCGACGGCCGCGACCAGCTTGCCGTCGATGTACAGGGCGGCGGAAGGGTCATGGCTTACGGCGCCGGACAGGCCGAGGATGGTCAATGCCACAGGGTCTAGCCTCTTTCATCTGGGCGGGTGCCAGGCACCCGCGGTAAACGTTCGTCGAGCAGCCGGTGCAGTGCGCTGCCCTCTGGCCAGTTGCGCAGGAAGCGCGCACGGTCGCGGGCATAGGCGCGGGCGAAGCTCGCTTCGCGCGAGTGACGCTGCATGGCATCGAGGTCGATCAGCGACCACTGCCCGCCTTCGCCCTGCTCCTGCCAGAACAGGTTGTGCCCCTTCAGGTCGCCATGGCTGATGCGCTCGCGCACCAGCGCCGCGAACAGTCTGTCCAGGGCTGCAAGGTCTGTTTCCGGCGGCAGGCCGCTCCCTGCCTGTTGCTCCAGGTAGGGTTTGAAACGGGCGATTATATCCTGACCGGCCAGGTAATCGGTAATCAGGAAGGCGGGGCCGCGTAGCCACAGCCAGCGCCGCTCGATCACCGCCAGCGGCTTGGGCGTGGCGATGCCGAGGAAGTCCAGGCGGTTGCCCTCGCGCCACGAGGCCCAGGCGCGGCTGGGGCGCCAGAAGCGCTTGAGCCAGTGCAGCAGGTTCTTGATGTTGTAGCGCTTGACCACCAGTGGCCGGCCGTCGAGTTCCACGCGGGCGACGGTCGCGGCACCGCCGGTCTTGTAGATATGCCCCCTGGCAATGAAGGCATCGGGATCGGCCAGCAGCGGCTGCAGCCCCTCCTCCTGCTCGCGGCGCACCGCGCGCAGGCCGAACGGGCCCTTGAGCACGCTGAACAGGCTGCAGTCGCGAGCGATCTTCTTCATCAGGTCGCCGACGCGCCAACGGCGGACCCTGGCGATTTCCTTCTGCAGGGCCTCCAGCGGCAGGGCGTGCTCGCCATTGGCCAGCAGGTAGTGGATCAGCAACTCTTCCAGGTAAGGATCCAGGCTCGCCGGCAGCTGGGCGAAGAACACACCGAGGTTTTCCAGCACGCGCTTGCGCGACAGCGGCTGGCCGGGGGATTCCGCACGAATGCCGGCGCCGTCGATCAGGTACAGCGTGCCGCCCTGGCGCAGCAGGTTGTCCAGGTGCAGGTCTTCCTGCCACAGGCCCTTGGCGTGCAGTTGGGCGATGGCGGTAAGCGCCTCGGCGATGACCGCGGTTTGCGCGTCGGACAGCAGCGGCTCGGCTTCCACGGCGCGCCAGGCGTCCCAGAGGCTCTGGGCGTTATCGAGGAACTCGAAGAGCAGCCAGCCGCCCTCGCCGTCCTTCAGGCCGTCGGCCAGCAACTGGGGTGTACTCAGGCCCTGCTCGGCGAGCAGGCGCACACCATCGCGTTCGCGCTGGAAGTGCCGCGCGGCCTTGCCGCCGACCAGCAACTTGGCCAGTACCGCGCGCCCGCGCCAATTGGCCGCACCGACGTAGCGCTGGCCGGGCAGTACGCGCAACAGGCTGTCCAGACGCAGTTCGGCCGGGCCGGCGCCGTCTTCCAGCTCGATGCGCAGGGGTAGCGCCGGCGTGCGGCCGGCGTCGCGCAGGGCGGAGAGCCTCATGCGCGGTTTTCCTTCTTCTTGCGGCGCGCGCCCAGGCGGCGGTACCAGTCATCGACTTCCGGGCCACCGGACGCGGTGCCCAGGTACGCCGCCAGCAGATTGCGCACGTCGGTCTCGTTCCAGTCCGGCGCGCGGCGCAGCAGCGGTTCGAGGTCGCGCACGCGGTCGCGCTGGCCGAACCACAGCGGGCGGGTCTTCTCCAGGTCGATCAGGGTCGCCTCGAAGGCATCGTCGGTTTCGCGCAGGAAGATGTGCTTGGGGTAGAAGCAGCCGTGCATCTGCCCGGCCTCGTGCAGGCGACGGGCAAGCATGCCGCAGGCGCGCAAGATCGCCTGGCGACGCTCGGCGGGCAGGTTCGACCAGCCCTGCAGCAGGCTGTCCAGATCACGCCAGCCATCCAGGGCGCGGGTCATGAGGATTGCCCGGCGTTCGCCGCCGACCTGCCGCGCGCCGAAGAAGGCTGCCTGCATGGAGGGGATGCCGAGCTGGTGGTAGCGCTGGATGTTGCGGAACTCGCGGCTGAAGGTTGGCTCGCCCAGCGGGCGCTTCAGGCTGCGGGTCAGGTGGTTGCTCTGGCGCTTGAGGTAGTAGGCGGTGCCGTCCAGCTCCAGGCGGTACACGCTGCTCCAGCCGCCGCGCTCGGTGTTGGGCTCGTCCACGGCCACCAACTCCAGGGCCCACAGGGCATCGAAATCGGCCAGGGCATGGCTTTCCAGCAGGGCCTGATCGCCTTCGGCAATGAAATCCTTCACTCGCGTCCCTCGAAGAAATGAACGATGTGGCGGACGCGCTTCTTGTCCGACGCATTCAGGCGCTCACGCCGGCGGTACAGCAGGTAAAAGCGCAGGCGCTGCGTGGCAGACAGCTGACGCTTGGCGACCTTGTCCAGCGTGGCCAGGTCCTTGGTAATGCGGTAGCGCAGCATGAAGCCGATCCAGAAGTCGCCGATCGGGCAATCGATGAAATACACCGTGCCCTCGCCATCGACCAGGATGTTGCGCCACTTCAGATCGTTATGGGTGAAATGGTGGTCGTGCATCGTCCGCGTATAGCGCGCCAACTGCTGCATGACGTGATCGACCCAGGCACGGTCCTTCAGCCGAGGATCCTTTTGCTTGGCCAGGGCCTGCAGGTCTTCGGTGCCAACCAGCTCGCGGGTGATGATCGCACCGCGGGAGAAACCGCCGTGCTCTCGCTCCAGACCGTAGGCCACCACCTGCGCCGTGGGGATACCCCACTTGGCGAACTGCTTGAGGTTCTGCCACTCGGCCTTCACCCGCGGGCGCGGCAGGAAGCGGCGAAATCCCTTGCCCGGCTTGCGGTAGCGCTTGACGTAATAGCGCACACCATCGCGCTCGATGCGCACCACGTCGGACATCGCATCCTTGGTAATGCGCTCGCCTTGCAGGGCGAACACGGCATCCAGGCTGCCGAAATCGGCGGCGAGATGCTGGTAGTCGGCTTCGAGTACCCAGCCGGCCATCAGAGCAGGTCTCCGTATCGTTGTTTGCGGTCGTAGAGCTTGGCTGCCTTGCGCTCCATCCATGCCAGCAGCGCGGCTTCCTCGCGGAGGATGTCACGCAGCGGGCGCTGGAAGTAACCGCGCAGGAAGCGCAATTTGTCACGGCGCGTGAGGCCGATGTCCAGCGCGGAGAAGTACAGCGCCGCCAGGTCCTTGTTGCGCCAGCGGCGCGGCGTCGCGGCGCGGGTCTGGGCGCGGTGCAGGTCGATCACCGACAGGCGCAGGTCGTCCGCGCTGATCGGCCGATCGGTATGCAGCAGGAAGTGGCAGATGTAGCAGTCGCGGTGGTTGACCCCGGCGCGGTGCATGGTGCCGACCATCGTCGCCACTTCGGCGATCAGCGCGCGCTTCAGGCGCGGCTCGGGTGGCGTCTGCAGCCAGTCCAGCGACAGGACTTCCAGGTCGGTGGTGGGCGCCAGCTCCTCGGTGATGATGAAGGAGTGCTGCGCGGCCGGGTTGCCGCCGCGCTCGCCGTAGGCCACCGAGGTCATGGTCGCCACGCCGGCCTGGTGCAGGCGCTCCAGGGCGCGCTGCTCCTGGCCCGCGCCCAGCACCGGGAGCTTGGCGCTGAACAGGTTCTTGACGATCTCGCCCCAGCCGATGCCGCGGTGGATCTTGACGAAATAACCGCGCCCATCGACCTCGGTACGCAGTGTGCGACGGCCTTCCAGCTCGCGGTAGACCTTGCCCTGCAGGCGCTCGACCTCGACGAAGGGGTCCTTGCCGGCCCACA from Pseudomonas sp. GCEP-101 includes these protein-coding regions:
- a CDS encoding O-antigen ligase family protein produces the protein MQLERRSDWLKLVGLAFAVLTLSMLVVGRFWWPTENGDWLKSIRLGAFLAVIFLSLELFRERARLASVPFLLYLVFWVGLLLNSILTDSPSSVKQLLVILFFTWVVMIMGGRESRPWLFVLGLDALAGAGFAGFSLVNKALQGQFDLGYRMMNIKDSGVLGIADFGITIEAGMHYAFCFIVAVWLLMRARNVTMRTVWLACSLVLFAYLYFTFARSAWVAGLMGAGLLVLCMTEGRQRLIAVGLAVLVGLAVLVFGFEQVMYEFGSRGLTHRDQIWRVVFERIGEAWWFGHGSHTELGKVTLSTGQVVRNPHSLYLEVLYQFGLVGLFTMVLAMVACIRGAWKARTEFAKLWFAVMVSAAVVMTVELHFFVAAPNLVWMWFWLPMAGCLAVATQHRVEREA
- a CDS encoding UDP-glucose dehydrogenase family protein, which gives rise to MKITIFGSGYVGLVTGACLADAGHQVICVDTNSERTQMLCKGQIPIYEPGLDVMVRNNLAAGRIRFTEDAAEAISFGTLLFIAVGTPPDENGSADLTYVLNVARTIGQHIDGYKVVVNKSTVPVGTADKVQAAVLEEQRKRGTEFRFDVCSNPEFLKEGAAIEDFTRGARIVVGTDSEEVRTLMRECYAPYNRNHDKLFFMGVRASELTKYAANAMLATKISFMNEIANIAERVGADVEQVRLGIGSDPRIGYHFIYPGCGYGGSCFPKDVQALERTASEIGYEAELLRAVERVNDRQKHVLLRKLLQAFDGELSGLTVGIWGLAFKPNTDDIREAPSRVLMEALWERGARVRAYDPVASHEIGRVYGERPDLELVDSREAVVEGADVLVICTEWKEFRAVDFAWLASALRRPVIIDGRNLYNPDEVRAAGLFYYAVGRGDSLERGH
- a CDS encoding glycosyltransferase, with amino-acid sequence MRVLIINRQERARSLDTLYEGLIALNPGSRMIKLSKEEIRDLPRTLSNLDTSGYERVLFDIPLRRAAHAFDSVRALPGLVYYEEDAYQEFMGESKFYGKFLRFFHSLKGAPVIYTSESVRGYFAKQGVNAHFVPKAFDDRQLKDLGLSRDIDLAFVGRVKSKVYGRRKELLDRVAEQTPLQLLRTENPDEYLTVLNRIRFFLSADIGFNEYMAKNFEAMACGCVLVAKRQPTEDDRLGLIDMRNVVHYDTLEELMEKYRQLLADPQQAAAIARAGHDLVFERHRLSQRAEAFSKVLALPHPNPQGISRPSLLRRLGSLFSRA
- a CDS encoding carbamoyltransferase family protein, producing MALTILGLSGAVSHDPSAALYIDGKLVAAVEEERFVRDKHAKNRMPYESAKFCLEQAGIKPSDVDVVAIPFAPISIFDKARWHYAKRYAYAPDRALDAILLGNRRYHRYYKRIQWCLQQLGFDLKKTKIQPVEHHLAHASSAYHCSGFKEKTAILGIDGKGEYATTFFGYGENGKIHKIKEFYDPDSLGGLYGALTEYLGFDMLDGEFKVMGMAPYGDASKYDFSRLAKFENGELIINTDYANVIGFRRYKEKGKGYYFSPKLIEWLGPKREGDIADDPYIHYAASIQALFEKLALEMMDYYLGDIIRETGKIAFAGGCALNVKLNQKIIARPEVKELYVQPAASDAGTAVGAAAYVSWERGVPVEKMEHVYLGPEYSNEDVIAACARHEAKPQWRKIDNVPEYIAKVLVEGNPVAWFQGRMEFGPRALGGRSIIGCPSVAGVADRINAQIKFRERWRPFCPSMLDTVGPQMFKIDHPAPFMTFTFEVNEEWKTRVPEVVHEDGTSRAQVLKREFNPRYYDMMKELEKLTGNGVALNTSLNRRGEPMICSPTDALNMFYGSDLQYLIMQDILVVKDGVQ
- a CDS encoding lipopolysaccharide kinase InaA family protein; translated protein: MRLSALRDAGRTPALPLRIELEDGAGPAELRLDSLLRVLPGQRYVGAANWRGRAVLAKLLVGGKAARHFQRERDGVRLLAEQGLSTPQLLADGLKDGEGGWLLFEFLDNAQSLWDAWRAVEAEPLLSDAQTAVIAEALTAIAQLHAKGLWQEDLHLDNLLRQGGTLYLIDGAGIRAESPGQPLSRKRVLENLGVFFAQLPASLDPYLEELLIHYLLANGEHALPLEALQKEIARVRRWRVGDLMKKIARDCSLFSVLKGPFGLRAVRREQEEGLQPLLADPDAFIARGHIYKTGGAATVARVELDGRPLVVKRYNIKNLLHWLKRFWRPSRAWASWREGNRLDFLGIATPKPLAVIERRWLWLRGPAFLITDYLAGQDIIARFKPYLEQQAGSGLPPETDLAALDRLFAALVRERISHGDLKGHNLFWQEQGEGGQWSLIDLDAMQRHSREASFARAYARDRARFLRNWPEGSALHRLLDERLPRVPGTRPDERG
- a CDS encoding lipopolysaccharide kinase InaA family protein, yielding MKDFIAEGDQALLESHALADFDALWALELVAVDEPNTERGGWSSVYRLELDGTAYYLKRQSNHLTRSLKRPLGEPTFSREFRNIQRYHQLGIPSMQAAFFGARQVGGERRAILMTRALDGWRDLDSLLQGWSNLPAERRQAILRACGMLARRLHEAGQMHGCFYPKHIFLRETDDAFEATLIDLEKTRPLWFGQRDRVRDLEPLLRRAPDWNETDVRNLLAAYLGTASGGPEVDDWYRRLGARRKKKENRA
- a CDS encoding lipopolysaccharide kinase InaA family protein; translated protein: MAGWVLEADYQHLAADFGSLDAVFALQGERITKDAMSDVVRIERDGVRYYVKRYRKPGKGFRRFLPRPRVKAEWQNLKQFAKWGIPTAQVVAYGLEREHGGFSRGAIITRELVGTEDLQALAKQKDPRLKDRAWVDHVMQQLARYTRTMHDHHFTHNDLKWRNILVDGEGTVYFIDCPIGDFWIGFMLRYRITKDLATLDKVAKRQLSATQRLRFYLLYRRRERLNASDKKRVRHIVHFFEGRE
- the rfaP gene encoding lipopolysaccharide core heptose(I) kinase RfaP — encoded protein: MKLELQEPFNRLWAGKDPFVEVERLQGKVYRELEGRRTLRTEVDGRGYFVKIHRGIGWGEIVKNLFSAKLPVLGAGQEQRALERLHQAGVATMTSVAYGERGGNPAAQHSFIITEELAPTTDLEVLSLDWLQTPPEPRLKRALIAEVATMVGTMHRAGVNHRDCYICHFLLHTDRPISADDLRLSVIDLHRAQTRAATPRRWRNKDLAALYFSALDIGLTRRDKLRFLRGYFQRPLRDILREEAALLAWMERKAAKLYDRKQRYGDLL